A stretch of DNA from Limnothrix sp. FACHB-406:
CACTGGGTGGCGTACCCAAATTGGTTAACTCACCGGCCGCCAGGGAAAGCCGGGTCCCCAAGCTGTTGTAGCTACTGGCGAGGGCGCTCAACTCTTGCAGCAGGGTGTCGAGGGCGAGCATAGGAAATTCAGTTTGAAGGGATTGAGTTAGTTGAATGGACTCCTGGGCAATGGTTTGGGGTATGCACAATTGGGGCGTGACTGACGATTCGGCATCTGTGATTCATCGTCTGTGATTCAGCATCCGTGATTCAGCATTCGCGAATCTTCGATCCCCAACCCGATCGATCTGATGCGATCAATCAGGCCAATTGTGCTGGATTAACCAAGCCTAGTGGAGCCAACGATAACCATACCACCGGCTCTAATCGGCCAATGAATTAATGAATTTATGAGTTTGTGTATAGGTTTTTGGAAATTGAGTTTGTGGCACTGGGTTGATGGGCGGTAATGGGCCCACGGGCGATCGGTTTGCAGTAGAGACGATCGCACCGTGGCGTTTCAACCCCTTGGGTTAATTGATAGCCGCTGGTTTCATACAATTGCACGGCCGTTGCAAGGACGCTGGCGGTTTCCAACCAAGCAATCTGGAAGCCACGCCTAGCCGCAGCTTGCTCCAGTTGTTGCAACAGCCAGCGCCCCAAACCCTGACCACGGGCCAATGGAAGCAGATACATTTTGCGGATCTCAACCGCGCGATCGCCTCGGTCGATCGGATAGTAGGCTCCAGTGCCTACGAGCTGCGACCCTTGATAGATCACCCAAAATTCTCCCCCGGTCGCAAGATAACAATCTTCCACGGCCAGGACATCTCGATCGGCCCCTGTCGGTTCCCAAGGCAGACCATACTCCGTCAGCACAGTACGGATCACAGTTGCGGCAGCCGCCCGATCGCGAGGTTGCCAATCCTGAATCCGAAACCCCTTAAACACTGCTTCCATGGCATCTAACAGGCAGGATTCCAACCCAAGCGGTTTCCACTAAGCCGCCAAGGGATTAAAAGTCGGCTCCAGGGTCTGTTGTTCCCAAGCGGCCAATGCCGCCGCTTGCGATTCGTAGATGGGAAACACCCGATCGAGCTGAGCAATTTCAAACACCATCCGCACCGGATCCGAGGGCGCACAGAAGAGCAGCGCTCCACCCTGCTGTCGAGCCAATTTGAAACCAGCAATGAATGCCGAAAGACCGGAACTGTCGATTGAACTCACCTGAGATAAATCCAGCAACCAAACCGGGGCGGAAGTGTCCGTAGCGCTAACTTCCTGGGCCAGTTGCTCAAATTGTTGACGCAGATCGGCGCTGCTGTGGGTGTCGCAGCGACCTTGGAGTTCGAGTACATGAGGGCTGTACATCATGGGCACCATAAACCTTCCTAGAGAGCGAGCATTAACAACCGGCTCGGGGCCGGCCCCGTATTTCGAGCCACGGGTCTATTCTGCTAATTGGAGGAGAGTGGAGGTGCGGCGGCGATCGCCCTAATAGGGTAATCGCGATCGCAAGTTACACGGGGCTAACTGGACTACCAAATGGGGCGCACCCCCGATCGTTGCCCGTTACCAAGGCTATTTTGTCAAGAGAGCGGCCCGGCACACCCTGGACAAGGTTCGGAGATTACGACCTGAGACGGGCGGTGATGGTTCCAGCCGCTGCTCCTCGATCGGGCTGTTGGCTCAGGGAGTCAAGGGGCTGAAACGTTGCGATCGACCCAGTTTTCTGTTGATGAACCCCAGCGTGGCCCCCTGAGCCAGGTTGCGCCCGCCGCTGGGCGATCGGCTAAAGGCGGCAATCACGAAACTGTGCCGGTCAAATCACTCGGATGAAAGTACTCATAAATTTGTTGGGCCAAGCGGGGGCCAACGCCGGGGACTTCCTGTAACTGGGTGGGTGTAGCCTCGCGGATGTAGTCGATCGAGCGGAAGTGGGCTAACAGTTGCTTTTGGCGATGGTGTCCCAAGCCGGGAATCTCTTCGAGGCGTGATCGCCGCATTCGTTCCGTGCGTTTTTGGCGGTGGAAACTGACCGCAAATCGGTGAGCCTCGTCCCGCAAACGGCGCACCAACTGCACTCCCGGCTGCTCTGGATCCGTGCGTAGGGGCTGGGATTCTTCGGGCAAAAAGATTTCCTCGCGTTTTTTAGCCAGGCTCACCACCCGCAGCTCATCCAACAAATCCAGATCCCGCAACACGGCAACCACCGCCGACAGTTGCCCCTTGCCTCCATCAATCACAACCAAATCTGGCCAATCTTGGGTTTGACGCTCACGTCCACCCAAAACGCTCAGCGCCGCATTGGGTGCGCTACGGGGTTGGTAATCGCGGAATCGCCGCCGAATGGTTTCCGCCAAGCTGGCGAAGTCATCGGAGTGGCCGGGGCCAATTTCAGGGTTCCGAATTTTGTAATGACGGTAATGTTGCTTGGCAGGCAAGCCATCCACAAACACCACCCGCGAGGCCACCGCATCGGATCCCTGGATGTGGGAAATGTCATAGCACTCAATCCAACGGGGCAGATCGGGCAAGTCCAAGAGATCTGCCAGATCCTGGAGGGCGGCTTGGTTTCGATCGCTGCTGCGTTGGGTACGGGCTAGCTCGTAGTCCGCGTTGCGGGCCACCAGAGCAATCAAGTCCGCTTTCAGTTGCCGTTGAGGGGCCTCGATCGCCACCTTGCGGCCCCGGCGTTCACTCAGCCAGTCCGCTAGCCAAGGCCCGTCGGGCAATTCGTACTGCACCAAGATCTCCGCCGGAATTTCAACGGATTCCACGGTGCTGTAGTGCTCTTCGAGGGCCTGTTGCAAAATTCGCCCCAAAACGCTGGGGGCAATGGCTGGGGCCATAACTGGTGGAATAGCGGCTTCGGTTTCGGCAGCAACTTCGGTCGCGGCTGGGGCGATCGCTTCGGTGACAACGGGCGATCGGGATTCGGGTGTTATGGGGGCCGTGGTGGTCGGTGCAGGAATTTCCGCCACAAAACCCAACCGCCCCACCAGCCGCCCGGCCCGAATTTGGAACAGTTGAATGCAAGCATGGCGATCGCTCGTGGCCAGGGCGATCGCATCGCGAGAAACCCGATCGTTTGGCAGCTCCACCTTGCGATCGGTCCCCAACTGTTCCAAGCCTCGCAGTCGATCGCGCAACTGAGCAGCCAGCTCAAAATTCAGTTCCTCTGCTGCGGCAATCATCTGCTGCTGGAGTTGCTCCATCAACTCGCCCGATCGTCCCTGAAACACCATGGCCACCTTCTGCACCGTTTGGCGGTAATGCGCTGGTGTAATCAAACCCTGACAAACACCCGGGCAGCGGCCAATGTCGTAGTTCAAGCAGGGGCGATCTCGAAACAAAGGCTTTGGCCGTTGCCGCAAGGGAAACAAACGCTTCACCAGCCGCAAAGTTTCCCGCAAGGCCCGCGCATCGGTGTAGGGGCCGTAGTAGCGATCGCCGGGTTGGCTCAGCTTGCGTTTGCGGGTAATGAACAGCCGAGGATAATCCTCCGACCAAGTAATGCAGAGATAGGGATATTTCTTGTCATCCTTCAGCAGCGTGTTGAAGTGGGGTTGATGCTGCCGAATCAGGTTGGCCTCCAAGGCCAGGGCTTCCGATTCCGTATCGGTAACGATGAATTCAATCTCCGCCACCTGCCGCACCATCAGTTCCAGGCGCGGACTGTGCAGTTGCTCCCCGATCGGCTTGTTGGACTGACCCTGAAACGGCCGGAAGTAAGAGCGAACCCGCGATCGGAGGCTTTTGGACTTGCCTATATAAAGGATGCGATCGCGATCATCCTTCATGAAATAAACCCCCGGCTCCCGAGGCAACTCGGCCAAGCGGGTCACCAAACGGGGGTGATCGTGAATGAGCAACCGTTGATTAACGCCCATGCTGACCCGAATTTCATCAAAATCATCCCACCCCTGTACAATGCCCCATAACCTGAGCCACGATCTCCACCACCTCTCCCAATTTTCCCGTGAATCTTGGGGAACCCATTGGAGAGCCTAGTCGTCAAGGGCTTCAGCTAGACAGTATCAGTCAACCTAAGGTAAACTTGCGCTGGCTGTACGAGTCTTTTTGGCAGTCTCAGATCAACAGAAAGCTCATAAGCTGCCTGTCACTGGATGCAACGCTGAATTGTCGATCGTTTGGTACAAGCACAGACATACAGCTACAGCAAATTTCAGAGGAGTGGAATAAGTGACTCAGTTCGGCAACAACCTACCCAACTTTTTGATTGGGTCTGGCGTAGATACCCTGATCGGTCTGGGGGATGCTGACTCGCTCGTCAGTAGCACCGCCGGCCGTAACGCAATTTTTGGTAACCAAGGCGCTGACTCGCTGATCAGCCAAGGTGGCGCTGACACCATCTACGGTGGTCAAGGCGCTGACATTATCCGCAGCCGCGGCGGCTCGCTGCTGTATGGCGATCGCGGCAACGACACGATCGTGGGTGAGTCTGTCTCCACTGGTATCATCGGCGGTTCGACTGCTGGCGGTGGCGACACCATGTACGGTGGCGAAGGCGATGACTCGCTGGTTGCTAACTCCGTTGGTCCTTCGGCTCTGTTCGGTAACCAAGGCAACGACGCACTGGTAGCTGGCAATCGGGCCGACACCCTGTACGGTGGTCAAGGCAACGACACCCTGACCTCGACCGTTGGTGGCCTGCTGTACGGCGATCGCGGCAATGACAATATCGCTCTGAGCGGCGGCTCCGGCGTTGCTGGTGCAACGGTTTACGGTGGCGACGGCGACGATGCAATCACCGGTGGTGGCCGTACCCTGCTGTTCGGTAACCAAGGCAACGATACGATCACGGCTGGTGCCGCTGACTCCGTATACGGTGGCTCGGGTGCTGACGTGTTGACCGCCAGCGGCTCGGGTGCCTTCATCTCTGGCGACCTTGGTAACGATATCCTCCGCAACACCGGTGCTAACAACACCCTGGCTGGTGGCGAAGGCGACGATACGATCACCTTTGACGGTGGTGCTGCCTTCTCGACCGCTTCCGGTGGCGGTGGCAAGAATTTCCTGCAAATCCTGCCCACCATCACGGGTTCGGGTAACGTGCTGATTGCCGGCAGCCTGGGTGACACCCTGGTCGGCGCTGGTGCGAACACGATCCAAGGTGGCGCTGGCGATGACTCGCTGGTCTCCCAAGGGTCGAACGTCACCCTGGTGGGCGGCGCTGGTCGCGACACCTTCAACGTGTTGGCAGGTGGTGCAATCTCCGGTTTCAACCCTGGTGAAGGCGACACGATCATCTCGGGTACCGCTCCCTTTACGATCATTGCTGGCAGCACTGGCTTGTTCCTGACCGGTACCCCGAACCGCGATACCCTGACCGGTGGCGCTGGTAACGATACCCTAGAAGGTCTGGGCAACGCTGATGTGCTAACCGGTGGCGCAGGCGCTGATGTGTTCCTGTTCCGGGGCGTTCAGATCCGCGATGTTGCTTCGGTTGCCTTTACTAACAATGCAATTCCTGTTGCTGGGACGATTGGCGAAGGAACCAACCCGCTGACTCCCCAGACGGTGACATACTTTGTTAGAAACCCCGGTATTGGTGCTCCTGAAGCTCCGGGCACTGCTGCCATTAGCACTGCTGGTGCTTCGTTTACCTTCTCCAGCGGTGCTGGTACGATCGGGATTGTCAGTGGCGTTGGTACTGCCGGTACCGCCCCGATTTCTATTCCCACAAGTAGCCTACCGACCTACGGCGCAACTCTAACAATTGCCTATGGCACAGCCGGTGGCTTTGGTACAGGGGTCACTCCTCAGTTCGGCTCTCAAGCCCCGACGGGTACTAATTTAGTTCCCATTCAAGGTTACGGCTACTCGCTGTCTGGTTTCGATACGATTACTGACTTTGAGGCTGGGGTTGACCAAATTCGCTTGGAAGGTCGCCTCTTCTCGAATGGAACCAGCGCTCCGAGCGCGAATGATCCTGGTCAGTTCCTGACGGTCGCATCAGTTTCCGGAACTAGTGTGACCAACATTGCTGGCAAAGATGCTCTGTTGTTCTACGCTCAAGACACCGGCATTCTGTACGGTCGCGCAGCTACCTCTACCTCAAATGCAAACCGAGCAGGTAGCTTTGGCACCCAGTTCTTCTATGACCCAACACCCCGGGTTACAGCAGGTACTCTTGCTAGTACCAGCTGGAATGGTACTAGCAGCATACTGCTGCAGAGTGGGGGATCTCCGACAGTTGCAAACACCATCGGTACGGTGCAGTACATCATCCTACCGCAATCGCCCCAAGTGCCCACTGCGTTTGCGGGTACTAGCACCAATCTCCTGCCGATTCCGTTCGCGCAAGTGCTCAAGGGCGGTGCACCTGTCACCGACCTGACCTACGGTCGCGATATCGTGATCTTCTAAGGTTTGGCAGATTGACTCTCAAGGCAGGGTTTCGACTCTGCCTTTCCTCCCCAGCTCGGATTCCGGGTCTGGGGAGTTTTTCTTTGGGTGTGTAGGGACGATCGCCCGCTTAAACCGTGTCAGAAGGTAGGCAGCAGTCGTTGGGGAAAATGTTAGAAATTGATCAGGGTTCTGAAATATTTGCAAATTTAGTCAAGCTAGCTATATTTTTGACGCGGTGCTTTCCGTAAGTCATTACTATGTCAAATTCAGGATATTAATCAATGGCTGATCAGGGTTAGGTTGTGGTGAAATCCTAATCTCTGATTTAAAAAATGCCAATTTGTCTATGTAAAAAATGATGCTTTTGATTGCGTCCCATTGGTTCTACTCACGGAAATCGGATCGGTTATAAAGGATCTGTAATCAGGACTAAGATGGGTTAATTAGGCTCTTAAAGTCATTAAACCTAGAACGAAATTAATGCCTTTAAGAGAATTCTTGACCGTAAAAACGGGGTCGCCTTGTATTTGTTAATTGAGTTGAGATCTTGCTTGTGTTGAGCATGATCCGACTGGGATGTCAGCGTGGGGTTTATTGATTCGAGTATTGATTTTTAAGGGGCAAACAAGAACGCGGTCATGGTTGATGCGACTGGTGGAGTTGGATTGCTTGCCGTTTTTGATTAGTCAGGAGTGTGAGGCCTGTGGTGGATGGAGATCGATCGAGCCGATATCGATCGCGCTGGTGGTCAGTTCTGGGATGTTTGGCCACAGTCATGGGTTGGGGATGGGTTGAATCATCGGTCTTGGCACAACCATCGGTGAAGTTACCGTCGGTGACTGGAGCGGCCCGTTGGCAACCCGCACCGCCACCGATCGATCAAATGCTGAAAGCACCGGCCACGCCGATCGTGATGGTTTCCCCTAACCGGCGCTACACGATCGAGCTGTTACCGGTGGGGATGGCGGCCCTTGTTGATCTGGCTGCTCCGGCTTTACCCTTGGCCGGTTTGCGCATTAATCCCCAAACGAACGGCCCCTCGCTGGGGACTTACTATCGCGGCATAATAATTACTGAGCTAAGTACAAGACAACGACAGGCGGTATCCTTACCGGCTAACAGTCGCCTCAGTAATCTGCGCTGGTCACGGGACGGCCGATCGCTGGCCCTAACTCAAACAACCGATCGCGGACTGGAATTGTGGGTCATTGATTTGGAAACGGCTAGCCCCCGAATGTTGACGGGGCCAATTTTGAATGGGGCTTATGGGTCGCCCTGCGATTGGTTGCCGGGGACAGAGGGCTTGGTTTGTAAGGTCATTCCCACCGATCGGGGTGCGCCTCCACCCATGCCCGTGCCGCCCGAGGGGCCGATCATTGAGGATCACGACGGACAACGATCGCCCAATCGCACCTACACCAATCTGCTCAACAGCCCCCATGATGAGGCCCTCCTGAGGCATTACCTAAGCGCCACGATCGAGCAGATTGATCTACAGGGTCGTCGCTCATTACTGCTCCCACCGGATTTGTACGACCACGTTACACCCTCGCCCAACGGTCAACATCTGCTGGTCGAAACGGTGGAAACGCCTTTTTCCTATAAGGTACCGATTGATCGTTTTCCCCGTCGCATTGCCTTGCATCACCTCAATCAAGGGCGAAACCAAGGAAACCAAGGGCGATCTCAGATCTTGACCCGCTTGCCCTTGGCGGATAACTTACCGCTCGGTTTTGATGCTGTGCGACCGGGTAAACGGTTATTTGGGTGGCGAACCGATCGCCCCGCCACGCTCTATTGGGTTGAAGCCCTGGACGGGGGCAATCCAGGACAGGCCGCAACCGATCGGGATGCTCTCTACGTCCAGGAAGCCACTGCCTTGGATCAGCCACCTCAGCGGCTTTGGCAGTCCTCATTTCGGTTTCGCTATGCCTGGTGGGGCAATGGCAACCTGGCCCTGATTGAGGAATTTTGGTTCGATGAACGGCGGGTGCGGTTGTGGCAAGTGGCTCCCGATCGCCCCGGCGCGGCCCCCGTGCTGCGGGGCGATCGCAACTATCAGGATCGATACCGTGACCCCGGCGACCCCTTGATGGCTCAAGGGCCCTATGGTCTTGAGGTGTTGCGGCTGGCGACCGATCAACAATCCCTTTACCTCGTGGGTCAAGGGGCCTCGCCTCAGGGCATCCATCCGTTTTTAGACCGCTGGAACTTGGTAACCAATCAAACGGAACGGCTGTGGCAGGCCACTGATCCTTACTATGAATATCCGATCGACCTGCTCAGTCAGGGTCAACTGCTCACCCAACGGCAATCCCAGCGCGAGGCTCCCAATTACTTTTTGCGGAACTTAGCCAGTTCCGAAAGCCCAGCCCAGCCCTTGACCCAATTTGCCGATCCCATCCCCGCCTTGGCTGACATTCAGCAAGAGATTGTCTACTACCAGCGGGCTGATGGTGTTCCCCTCTCCGCCACGCTCTATCTGCCTCCCGGTTACGAACGCGATCGGGATGGGCCCTTGCCCATGGTGTTTTGGGTTTATCCCGAAGAATATGCCGATCGAAACACCGCCGGGCAGGTCACCACCTCCGCCAACTTCTTCAGTCGCCCTGAAGCCGATTCACCCCTGTTTCTGTTGGCCTTGGGCTATGGGGTGTTGCTCGATCCTAGCCTCCCGATCGTGGGTGAAAACGGCGCAGAACCCAATGACACCTACATTGAGCAACTGATCGCGGGAGCCGAAGCGGCGGTGAACTATGTGGTCGATCGCGGCATTGCCGACCCCAAGCGATTGTTAGTGGGGGGCCATTCCTACGGAGCCTTCACCGTGGCTAACCTGCTGGCTCATACCAATCTCTTCAGGGCCGGGATTGCCCGTAGCGGAGCCTATAACCGTACCCTCACCCCCTTTGGGTTTCAGGGCGAACAACGCACCTACTGGCAAGCCCAAGAAACCTATACCCGTCTGTCTCCCTTCACCTTTGCCGATCGCATTAATGAACCCCTGCTCCTGATTCATGGTCAGCGGGATTCCAACCCTGGTACTTATCCCATTCAAAGTGAACGGATGTATGATGCCATGCGCGGATTAGGGGGAACAGCGCGGCTGGTGCTGCTGCCCTACGAAGACCACGCCTACGAGTCCCAGGAAGCGATCGGTCATGTGTTGTGGGAGATGGCCCGTTGGTGTGATTTGTATATTGGCACTTCCACAGTGCAGCGGTTGCGGATGGATTTTCAGCAGGCCCATGCCCATCCCTAGAGCTGTGAGTTTGTCCCGACTGGGCTGGGCAATCCTGACTCGGCAGTTCTGAATCCCTCTCAACCAGCTAGCTGACCCCCAAGGCTAGAGCACTTGATGGGTGTAGGCATGTTGCTTCACGTTGTCTTCGGGGCGCACCATGCTGTTGGCGTTCAGAACACGCTTTCGATCGACTGAGTGATTCAAATCCGTGCGCTGTTGCCCGATCGGGATGTGTTGTTGGGCGCTGGGTCGGCTG
This window harbors:
- a CDS encoding calcium-binding protein, with translation MTQFGNNLPNFLIGSGVDTLIGLGDADSLVSSTAGRNAIFGNQGADSLISQGGADTIYGGQGADIIRSRGGSLLYGDRGNDTIVGESVSTGIIGGSTAGGGDTMYGGEGDDSLVANSVGPSALFGNQGNDALVAGNRADTLYGGQGNDTLTSTVGGLLYGDRGNDNIALSGGSGVAGATVYGGDGDDAITGGGRTLLFGNQGNDTITAGAADSVYGGSGADVLTASGSGAFISGDLGNDILRNTGANNTLAGGEGDDTITFDGGAAFSTASGGGGKNFLQILPTITGSGNVLIAGSLGDTLVGAGANTIQGGAGDDSLVSQGSNVTLVGGAGRDTFNVLAGGAISGFNPGEGDTIISGTAPFTIIAGSTGLFLTGTPNRDTLTGGAGNDTLEGLGNADVLTGGAGADVFLFRGVQIRDVASVAFTNNAIPVAGTIGEGTNPLTPQTVTYFVRNPGIGAPEAPGTAAISTAGASFTFSSGAGTIGIVSGVGTAGTAPISIPTSSLPTYGATLTIAYGTAGGFGTGVTPQFGSQAPTGTNLVPIQGYGYSLSGFDTITDFEAGVDQIRLEGRLFSNGTSAPSANDPGQFLTVASVSGTSVTNIAGKDALLFYAQDTGILYGRAATSTSNANRAGSFGTQFFYDPTPRVTAGTLASTSWNGTSSILLQSGGSPTVANTIGTVQYIILPQSPQVPTAFAGTSTNLLPIPFAQVLKGGAPVTDLTYGRDIVIF
- a CDS encoding GNAT family N-acetyltransferase, with the protein product MEAVFKGFRIQDWQPRDRAAAATVIRTVLTEYGLPWEPTGADRDVLAVEDCYLATGGEFWVIYQGSQLVGTGAYYPIDRGDRAVEIRKMYLLPLARGQGLGRWLLQQLEQAAARRGFQIAWLETASVLATAVQLYETSGYQLTQGVETPRCDRLYCKPIARGPITAHQPSATNSISKNLYTNS
- a CDS encoding STAS domain-containing protein, which encodes MMYSPHVLELQGRCDTHSSADLRQQFEQLAQEVSATDTSAPVWLLDLSQVSSIDSSGLSAFIAGFKLARQQGGALLFCAPSDPVRMVFEIAQLDRVFPIYESQAAALAAWEQQTLEPTFNPLAA
- the uvrC gene encoding excinuclease ABC subunit UvrC; translated protein: MGVNQRLLIHDHPRLVTRLAELPREPGVYFMKDDRDRILYIGKSKSLRSRVRSYFRPFQGQSNKPIGEQLHSPRLELMVRQVAEIEFIVTDTESEALALEANLIRQHQPHFNTLLKDDKKYPYLCITWSEDYPRLFITRKRKLSQPGDRYYGPYTDARALRETLRLVKRLFPLRQRPKPLFRDRPCLNYDIGRCPGVCQGLITPAHYRQTVQKVAMVFQGRSGELMEQLQQQMIAAAEELNFELAAQLRDRLRGLEQLGTDRKVELPNDRVSRDAIALATSDRHACIQLFQIRAGRLVGRLGFVAEIPAPTTTAPITPESRSPVVTEAIAPAATEVAAETEAAIPPVMAPAIAPSVLGRILQQALEEHYSTVESVEIPAEILVQYELPDGPWLADWLSERRGRKVAIEAPQRQLKADLIALVARNADYELARTQRSSDRNQAALQDLADLLDLPDLPRWIECYDISHIQGSDAVASRVVFVDGLPAKQHYRHYKIRNPEIGPGHSDDFASLAETIRRRFRDYQPRSAPNAALSVLGGRERQTQDWPDLVVIDGGKGQLSAVVAVLRDLDLLDELRVVSLAKKREEIFLPEESQPLRTDPEQPGVQLVRRLRDEAHRFAVSFHRQKRTERMRRSRLEEIPGLGHHRQKQLLAHFRSIDYIREATPTQLQEVPGVGPRLAQQIYEYFHPSDLTGTVS
- a CDS encoding prolyl oligopeptidase family serine peptidase yields the protein MVDGDRSSRYRSRWWSVLGCLATVMGWGWVESSVLAQPSVKLPSVTGAARWQPAPPPIDQMLKAPATPIVMVSPNRRYTIELLPVGMAALVDLAAPALPLAGLRINPQTNGPSLGTYYRGIIITELSTRQRQAVSLPANSRLSNLRWSRDGRSLALTQTTDRGLELWVIDLETASPRMLTGPILNGAYGSPCDWLPGTEGLVCKVIPTDRGAPPPMPVPPEGPIIEDHDGQRSPNRTYTNLLNSPHDEALLRHYLSATIEQIDLQGRRSLLLPPDLYDHVTPSPNGQHLLVETVETPFSYKVPIDRFPRRIALHHLNQGRNQGNQGRSQILTRLPLADNLPLGFDAVRPGKRLFGWRTDRPATLYWVEALDGGNPGQAATDRDALYVQEATALDQPPQRLWQSSFRFRYAWWGNGNLALIEEFWFDERRVRLWQVAPDRPGAAPVLRGDRNYQDRYRDPGDPLMAQGPYGLEVLRLATDQQSLYLVGQGASPQGIHPFLDRWNLVTNQTERLWQATDPYYEYPIDLLSQGQLLTQRQSQREAPNYFLRNLASSESPAQPLTQFADPIPALADIQQEIVYYQRADGVPLSATLYLPPGYERDRDGPLPMVFWVYPEEYADRNTAGQVTTSANFFSRPEADSPLFLLALGYGVLLDPSLPIVGENGAEPNDTYIEQLIAGAEAAVNYVVDRGIADPKRLLVGGHSYGAFTVANLLAHTNLFRAGIARSGAYNRTLTPFGFQGEQRTYWQAQETYTRLSPFTFADRINEPLLLIHGQRDSNPGTYPIQSERMYDAMRGLGGTARLVLLPYEDHAYESQEAIGHVLWEMARWCDLYIGTSTVQRLRMDFQQAHAHP